A stretch of DNA from Methanogenium sp. S4BF:
TCCGGAGTGAACGTGAGGAAACAGCCGCGTCCGGACTCTATGGATTGTCCTTTCACGCCACTCCGCCCCAATCCCCCTCCCTCTGTATCATCAGGTTCCCTGCTGCTCAGAGAAATGCTCCTGCTGACCTGACTGCACCTGACTGGTCATGTCTGGATTCCATGAATGAGGCAGTCATCATCCTGTCCCCGGATGCACGGGTGCACTGGTCAAATCGTGTGGGCAGAAGAGAACTTTCTTCGGCAGGTATGGAGGAGGGTGCTCCGGTATCTGCCTTCTGGAAAAGGGTCATGTGGGAGGATGGCACATGTCCGCTCTCGGAATTTATCCCTGCTTCCATGGAAAAAGCCTCTGTGGATATATTCGTGGAGGACACCCTGGAGAGATCCTGGCGGATTCGCACCGGTCTTCTGGGAGATTCAGCGGACTCCTTTACCGGGTATATCCAGACCGCAGTGGAGATGACAGAATGGATGGCCCGGCGTGTGAAACTCAGTGATATAGAGCATATGTTTGCGGCATTCATGGAGAATCTTCCCTCCGCTGCGGCTATACTGGATCTCAATGGGAGGGTTCGGTACTGCAATCCTCAGATGGACCAGTTCTTCTGCAGAAACGGATATGCAGATGGACAGGGTGGATATACTTTCCCGCCGGAGATGATCCGGACTGTTACTGCCCTTTTCCCCGAGGTCCTGAAGAAGGGAAGTGTCTCTACTGAACGCAGGCATACCGAACCGGAGAAGCATGACCTGATATATCAGCTCACCTTCTTCTCCATTTCCCGCTCGGGCTGCCCCCCCCTTATCGGTGCCATCGCTGTTGACCAGACCGAGGAGCGAAAGAATGAGAAGCAACGTGCAGCACTTGCTGCCACACTCTTTGAGGCACAGAAGGCAGCACGCATGGGAAGCTGGCAATATGACGATGAAACAGGCAGCATCACCTTCCGGGGACTATCCCCCGGGGATCTTTTCCTTTCGGATACGCCTCTCTCTATGCCTTTAGAGGTATTTCTCCGCTCCCTTCCGCCACAGGATGCCGCACGGGTGCGGCAGGCGGTGTCGGATCGTTCGGTTGACGTCCTGCACGAACTGACGGTCTCTCTAAAGAACACGGATGGCGAGGTGATGTATGCGGCATTTCGGGCACGCAACCGGACAGATGGCATCAAAGGTACGGTAGGTACTATTCAGGACATCACCGACAGGGTGAAGGCTGAGAAGGCACGTGCTCAGAGTGAGGAGCGGTTCCGGTTATACTTCAACAGCAAGATGGCAGGCTCGATGATCATCGAACCGCTCTACAATGATGAAGGAGATTTTTCCAGTTTCCGGTTTCTGGCGGCGAACCAGTCATTTGGCAGAATGATGGGTGTGGACCAGGGGACGGTCATCGGGAAGAATGTTGATGATCTCTTCCCGGATGATGCGCGGGAATGGGTATCTCTCTTTCATGATGCCGTCATGGAGGGTGGTTCATATACCGCTGAGTGGACCTGTTCTCAGCGAGGAAAAACCTTTTCCGGGCACATCTTCCCTCTCGGGGGTTCACGGACGTCGTATGGCTGTTCATTCATTGATGTCTCCCATGAATGCGAGGCGCTCCGGGTGCTGCAGGAAAACGATGAATTCCTCAAGATCATCTTCCCTGCAACCATTGAGGGCATTCTTGTCATCGATGCGGAGATGCACACCATTCTGGATGCAAACGCGACGGCGTGTGACCTCATCGGGGCAGGAAGGGATGAGATCATAGGCTGTCTCTGTCGGGATGTCATCTGTCCGGCGAAAGACGGGTTCTGCCCGGTGACAGACCTTGGGGAGGAGGTTCATATGTCAGAGCGGATCCTTCTGACGGCAGATGGTGACCGGATTCCTGTTTTAAAGTCTGTCAGGCAGGTGGTGTATCAGGGCAGAAAATGCCTCATTGAGATGATCGTTGATCTGCGAAAGATAAAAGCGGCAGAGGATGCGCTTAACATAGCTGAAGAACGCTACCGGATGGTTTTTGAGACATCGCCGGATGGAATTCTCATCACGGATACGGAACTCATCAGTGAGGTGAATCCGGCGTTTGCAACAGCACTTGGTTACCTGCCGGAAGAGATGAAAGGACGTTCGGTTCTGGATTTTGCCCCGGAATTTCAGGAAGACGGTGTCCGTTCATCCCACCGGAGGATTGAGATTCTGAGAGAGATTATGGGTGGCAGACGAATAAGCATACAGTGGGATGCCATTTCCCGGGATGGCCTGCTGGTCCGCTTTGAGATCAGGGGGGGCCTTGTAAATTACCTTGGAAAGGTGATGGTGGTGCTTGTCGGGCGCAATGTCACTGAGCTCCTTAACCTGAAACGGCGCCAGCGGGAGGCACTGGATCAGATTGAAAACAACCTGGCAAATCTTGCCACTTTAAACGATCATATCAGAAATCCACTGATGGTCATCAGCGCCTACACTGAGATGGACGCAACCGAGCATGCTAAGGTCGTTATGGACCAGATACAGGAGATTGATGGTATCATCAATATGTTGGACCGGGGATTTCTGGAATCAGAAAAGATCAGGGAGTTTCTGCGTAAACACCATGATGTTGAGACCATTTCCAATGACTAGGCTGGTTTCCTGACAGAGTCCGGTGTGCACCATTTTTTATGGTGAATAGCGCCTACCGTACAGCACATGGAATATACGAACGATGAGAGCGTTCGGAAGGTCTGCCAAATAACCCTTGCAGGCGGCTGTTTCTGGGATATTGAGGCAGGCTTCCGGAGAGTGCCCGGCATCCTTGCCACCGTGGTTGGATATACCGGAGGGGATGAGGAGCATCCGGACTATACCCGGGTCAGCACCGGGACGACCGGGCATGTGGAGGCAGTCCGTATTGCCTATGACCCGGCTGTCATCGGCCTGTCTGGCATTCTCAGCTTTTTTTTCAGTCAGTTTGATCCCATGGCAGAGGAGGCACCTGCCGGTTCTGACGGTTCCCAGTATCGGTCGGGTATTTTCTGCCATACCGAAGAGGACTGCCGGATGGCACGGGTGTTCATCCGGGAAGAGGTGGCGTCCGGGAATTATTCCCGTCCAATTGTGACTCCCGTATTGCCGGCGGGAGTGTTCTGGCCTGCTGAAGATTACCACCAGCAGTATTATGAGAAACTGGGAACCCGTTACAGGAAACCTCTCTTCTGAATATCTGAAAATCGATAGAATGTTGCTGTATTTTTAATATTCTGTATTATTTCTCTATTTCTTTTGTCGGGTAAGGCAGATGTCTGCGTGACATCAGATTTCCATATGTTTATCCAATGGGACTACATAAGTATGCGATAGTCGGCCCCGAAGAGGTGTGCCCGGGTGTTTGCAAATGATGGTGAAA
This window harbors:
- a CDS encoding PAS domain S-box protein; this translates as MMAAGQNGRLIYRTEQCTGCDYLGARSFARISPARELIPDDVFLRIFPFCRGRTPLPFLFWLEGLTCNPEDRQRIEEACDLVCTAREGHTFSTPPIIFRSEREETAASGLYGLSFHATPPQSPSLCIIRFPAAQRNAPADLTAPDWSCLDSMNEAVIILSPDARVHWSNRVGRRELSSAGMEEGAPVSAFWKRVMWEDGTCPLSEFIPASMEKASVDIFVEDTLERSWRIRTGLLGDSADSFTGYIQTAVEMTEWMARRVKLSDIEHMFAAFMENLPSAAAILDLNGRVRYCNPQMDQFFCRNGYADGQGGYTFPPEMIRTVTALFPEVLKKGSVSTERRHTEPEKHDLIYQLTFFSISRSGCPPLIGAIAVDQTEERKNEKQRAALAATLFEAQKAARMGSWQYDDETGSITFRGLSPGDLFLSDTPLSMPLEVFLRSLPPQDAARVRQAVSDRSVDVLHELTVSLKNTDGEVMYAAFRARNRTDGIKGTVGTIQDITDRVKAEKARAQSEERFRLYFNSKMAGSMIIEPLYNDEGDFSSFRFLAANQSFGRMMGVDQGTVIGKNVDDLFPDDAREWVSLFHDAVMEGGSYTAEWTCSQRGKTFSGHIFPLGGSRTSYGCSFIDVSHECEALRVLQENDEFLKIIFPATIEGILVIDAEMHTILDANATACDLIGAGRDEIIGCLCRDVICPAKDGFCPVTDLGEEVHMSERILLTADGDRIPVLKSVRQVVYQGRKCLIEMIVDLRKIKAAEDALNIAEERYRMVFETSPDGILITDTELISEVNPAFATALGYLPEEMKGRSVLDFAPEFQEDGVRSSHRRIEILREIMGGRRISIQWDAISRDGLLVRFEIRGGLVNYLGKVMVVLVGRNVTELLNLKRRQREALDQIENNLANLATLNDHIRNPLMVISAYTEMDATEHAKVVMDQIQEIDGIINMLDRGFLESEKIREFLRKHHDVETISND
- the msrA gene encoding peptide-methionine (S)-S-oxide reductase MsrA; the protein is MEYTNDESVRKVCQITLAGGCFWDIEAGFRRVPGILATVVGYTGGDEEHPDYTRVSTGTTGHVEAVRIAYDPAVIGLSGILSFFFSQFDPMAEEAPAGSDGSQYRSGIFCHTEEDCRMARVFIREEVASGNYSRPIVTPVLPAGVFWPAEDYHQQYYEKLGTRYRKPLF